In a genomic window of Lycium ferocissimum isolate CSIRO_LF1 chromosome 9, AGI_CSIRO_Lferr_CH_V1, whole genome shotgun sequence:
- the LOC132031270 gene encoding disease resistance protein Roq1-like, with the protein MNTLIVQEESITSSHFFYDVFLSFRGEDTRKNFTGHLYYRLCQVGVNTFIDDEELRKGDVISMELEKAIQESKVSIVVFSRNYASSSWCLDELVKILECKEKLKQVVLPIFYDVDPSQVRKQNGCFGEALAMLKERSFGDQRMDNWTTALTEAANLSGWDLRNIL; encoded by the coding sequence ATGAATACCTTAATTGTTCAAGAAGAATCAATTACTTCTTCTCACTTCTTTTATGATGTATTTCTAAGTTTTAGAGGTGAAGATACCCGAAAAAACTTCACGGGTCATCTTTATTACCGGTTGTGCCAAGTCGGAGTTAATACCTTCATAGATGATGAGGAATTGAGAAAGGGTGACGTGATTTCAATGGAACTTGAGAAAGCAATTCAAGAATCTAAGGTTTCTATTGTGGTTTTCTCGAGAAATTATGCTTCGTCTAGTTGGTGTCTTGATGAACTAGTCAAAATTCTCGAATGCAAAGAGAAGTTAAAGCAAGTTGTTTTGCCTATTTTTTATGATGTCGATCCTTCTCAAGTGCGCAAGCAAAATGGATGCTTCGGTGAAGCTTTAGCTATGCTCAAGGAACGATCATTTGGAGATCAAAGAATGGACAACTGGACAACTGCACTTACCGAAGCTGCAAATTTATCTGGATGGGATTTACGGAATATTCTTTGA
- the LOC132031267 gene encoding disease resistance protein RUN1-like isoform X1: MNTQGESSTSSHFSYDVFLSFRGEDTRKNFTGHLYSRLCQVGVNTFIDDEELKKGDVISTKLEKAIQESKVSIVVFSRNYASSSWCLDELVKILECKEKLKQVVLPIFYDVDPSQVRKQNGCFGEALAMLKERSFGAQRMDKWTTALTEAANLSGWNLRNIADGHESRFIESIIKQVLQEVNQTPLDVAWHPVGVDSRVKHIELLLQNGCEKEVRMVGIYGVGGIGKTTLAKAMYNRIFRYFGSSCFLLDVKSEAEAFGLVKLQEKLLHQILKTKDIKVSSTAEGVNLIKARLGSKKVLIILDDVDHIRQLESLTRERSWFGSGSLIIITTRDEHLLYGLRENERYKAKLLNYNEARQLFSCHAFNSLSPPPEYVELSQDIIKYSGGLPLALVTLGSHLQGRSVEEWRYELKKLRAIPHIDIQKILKISFDGLDCDTQSVFLDIACALHGFDSDEVADALNACGFYFESAIATLVKKCLLQNAWSLVMHDLVRDMGKEIVRTESPRDPGKRSRLFNPQEVCDVLQGNKGSKKIEVLMVDSQALKGVNLSTNAFKKMINLRVLIIDGKLSISGNFELLSKELRWLSWKGCPLKCISSNFSGDKLVVLDMRESDIQEFGLNFQCCKSLKKLDLSDSKRLKRTPNFNGSRSLETLWLHGCSSLTEIHPSIGNLDGLIDLDFSGCKKLTDLPSSICRLKSLETLDICRCSSLQTLPVDLGDMRCLKSLAASDTGIKQLPRSVEMLKDLENLDVGGKYIEAKRSFSRRRVHRIQSFSTFLSFLVLKNCGFSEVDIPRDIGSLSSLWYLDLSGNSFRRLPFDFSNLQSLMILHLNGCENLQILPSVSNLQRLFIFEIANCKKLVNITGLDNLPSLSGMSMLNCTSLQNPFNEGFFSAHALAFPSMVSLSLSLSLSLIVIIFRLRLMKQRLEIYLQSNEIPHWCNNQVTSSSICFTMPTHNKEYTFLGMILACVRKFANIPTSRGFHSRGLSFNIAGKMSSRGNWVYDYVIPDGQAELLCVLYIPFLEEPFDCPMKGGEQIQITEMQIAEIGEECTVKKIGIHLLYLDQHGKVTSLPKNRGLFSFSDNEQKPGEQTWRNDNWGRMGPGGPGQNGAEQANIYMERARRGVGQDRIGYKALILKKFNGLGQGKVQVKRWVEYKKKKKKKRPLDPVQHMCAHTIIVPLLLYKM, from the exons ATGAATACTCAAGGAGAATCATCTACTTCTTCACACTTCTCTTATGATGTATTTCTTAGTTTCAGAGGTGAAGATACCCGAAAAAACTTCACAGGTCATCTTTATTCCCGGTTGTGCCAAGTCGGAGTTAATACCTTCATAGATGATGAGGAATTGAAAAAGGGTGACGTGATTTCAACTAAACTTGAGAAAGCAATTCAAGAATCTAAAGTTTCTATTGTGGTTTTCTCGAGAAATTATGCTTCGTCTAGTTGGTGTCTTGATGAACTAGTCAAAATTCTCGAATGCAAAGAGAAGTTAAAGCAAGTTGTTTTGCCTATTTTTTATGATGTCGATCCTTCTCAAGTGCGCAAGCAAAATGGGTGCTTCGGTGAAGCTTTGGCTATGCTCAAGGAACGATCATTTGGAGCTCAAAGAATGGACAAGTGGACAACTGCACTTACCGAAGCTGCAAATTTATCTGGATGGAATTTACGGAATATTGCTGACGG GCATGAATCAAGATTTATTGAAAGTATTATAAAACAAGTCCTACAAGAGGTCAACCAGACACCTCTGGATGTTGCTTGGCACCCTGTTGGAGTAGATTCCCGCGTCAAACATATCGAGTTGTTACTGCAAAATGGATGTGAAAAAGAAGTTCGTATGGTTGGTATATACGGTGTTGGTGGAATTGGAAAAACAACTCTGGCAAAAGCTATGTACAACAGAATATTTCGATACTTCGGTAGTAGTTGCTTCCTTTTAGACGTTAAATCAGAAGCTGAAGCATTTGGTCTAGTCAAGTTACAAGAAAAACTACTTCATCAAATTCTCAAAACTAAGGACATCAAAGTTAGCAGTACTGCTGAAGGCGTCAATCTAATCAAAGCACGACTTGGGTCAAAGAAGGTTCTAATTATTCTTGATGACGTCGACCATATACGACAATTAGAATCCTTAACGAGAGAAAGAAGTTGGTTTGGTTCGGGTAGTTTAATAATTATTACAACCCGTGACGAGCATTTGCTATATGGGCTTCGAGAAAATGAGAGATACAAGGCCAAACTTTTAAATTACAATGAAGCTCGACaacttttttcttgtcatgctTTTAACAGTCTTTCCCCGCCACCAGAATATGTTGAGCTGTCACAAGACATAATCAAATATTCAGGTGGGCTACCATTAGCTCTTGTGACATTGGGGTCACATTTGCAAGGGAGATCCGTAGAAGAATGGAGATACGAGTTGAAAAAACTAAGAGCAATTCCTCATATTGATATCCAAAAAATACTCAAGATAAGCTTTGATGGACTTGATTGTGATACACAGAGTGTTTTCCTTGATATTGCGTGCGCCTTGCATGGGTTTGATAGCGATGAAGTCGCCGATGCATTAAATGCATGTGGCTTTTATTTTGAAAGTGCAATcgcaactttggtgaaaaaatgTTTGCTCCAAAATGCGTGGAGTTTGGTGATGCATGATCTAGTGCGAGATATGGGAAAAGAAATTGTTCGCACGGAATCACCCCGAGACCCTGGAAAACGAAGTAGACTGTTCAACCCTCAAGAAGTCTGCGATGTTCTACAAGGAAATAAA GGTTCCAAAAAGATAGAAGTACTGATGGTAGATTCACAGGCATTAAAGGGTGTGAACTTGAGCACCAACGCATTTAAGAAAATGATAAATCTTAGGGTGCTTATAATTGACGGCAAGTTAAGTATCAGTGGAAATTTTGAGTTGTTGTCCAAGGAGCTCAGATGGTTGTCTTGGAAAGGATGTCCTTTAAAATGTATATCATCAAATTTTTCAGGTGATAAACTTGTAGTTCTGGATATGCGGGAGAGTGATATCCAAGAATTTGGTTTGAATTTTCAG TGTTGTAAAAGCTTGAAGAAGTTGGATCTCTCAGATAGCAAGCGTCTCAAAAGAACTCCAAACTTCAACGGTTCACGAAGTCTTGAGACTTTATGGCTTCATGGTTGCTCAAGTCTGACGGAGATCCATCCATCAATTGGAAATTTGGACGGACTAATTGATCTGGATTTTTCTGGTTGCAAAAAGCTTACGGATCTTCCAAGCAGCATATGCCGGCTAAAATCATTGGAAACCTTGGACATTTGTCGGTGCTCATCTTTACAAACGCTGCCAGTTGACCTTGGAGATATGCGATGTCTAAAATCTCTTGCTGCAAGTGATACGGGTATAAAACAATTGCCTAGATCTGTTGAAATGCTAAAAGATCTCGAAAATTTGGATGTGGGAGGTAAATATATAGAGGCCAAAAGGAGTTTTTCTCGAAGAAGAGTCCATCGCATACAATCCTTCTCGACCTTTCTTTCGTTTTTAGTCCTTAAAAACTGTGGTTTCTCTGAGGTTGATATTCCTAGGGATATTGGGAGTTTATCGTCCTTGTGGTATTTAGATCTGAGCGGCAATAGTTTCCGCCGTCTACCCTTTGATTTTTCTAACCTACAATCTTTGATGATCTTGCATTTGAATGGTTGTGAGAATCTTCAAATACTCCCATCAGTATCAAATTTACAACGtcttttcatttttgaaatTGCAAATTGCAAGAAATTGGTCAACATTACGGGGTTGGACAACCTCCCTTCACTAAGTGGTATGAGCATGCTTAATTGTACTTCTCTGCAGAATCCATTCAATGAAGGCTTCTTTAGTGCACATGCTCTAGCATTTCCATCTATGgttagtctctctctctctctctctctctctctcatagTAATAATCTTCCGTCTTCGTTTGATGAAGCAGCGTTTAGAAATTTATCTCCAAAGCAATGAGATTCCACATTGGTGCAACAATCAAGTAACATCTTCTTCTATCTGCTTCACTATGCCCACACATAATAAGGAGTATACGTTTTTAGGAATGATTCTCGCATGTGTTCGCAAGTTTGCCAACATACCCACTTCAAGAGGTTTCCATTCGCGTGGCTTGAGCTTTAATATTGCCGGAAAAATGTCATCGAGAGGCAACTGGGTTTATGATTATGTAATACCCGATGGACAGGCAGAACTATTATGtgtactttacatacctttcttagAAGAACCTTTTGATTGCCCGATGAAAGGCGGAGAACAGATACAAATCACTGAGATGCAAATCGCTGAGATAGGTGAAGAATGTACAGTAAAGAAGATAGGGATCCATCTGTTATATTTAGACCAACATGGTAAGGTTACATCATTGCCAAAGAATCGTGGATTATTCTCATTCTCAGATAATGAACAAAAGCCGGGAGAACAAACCTGGAGGAATGACAATTGGGGCAGAATGGGCCCAGGTGGTCCGGGCCAGAACGGGGCCGAGCAGGCCAATATTTACATGGAGCGGGCGCGGCGGGGTGTGGGGCAGGACAGGATAGGATATAAAgcattaattttgaaaaaatttaatgGGTTAGGGCAGGGAAAGGTCCAGGTTAAAAGATGGGtcgagtacaaaaaaaaaaaaaaaaaaaaaagacccctTGATCCAGTTCAACACATGTGCGCACATACAATAATTGTGCCTCTTCTGCTATATAAAATGTGA
- the LOC132031267 gene encoding disease resistance protein RUN1-like isoform X2, whose product MNTQGESSTSSHFSYDVFLSFRGEDTRKNFTGHLYSRLCQVGVNTFIDDEELKKGDVISTKLEKAIQESKVSIVVFSRNYASSSWCLDELVKILECKEKLKQVVLPIFYDVDPSQVRKQNGCFGEALAMLKERSFGAQRMDKWTTALTEAANLSGWNLRNIADGHESRFIESIIKQVLQEVNQTPLDVAWHPVGVDSRVKHIELLLQNGCEKEVRMVGIYGVGGIGKTTLAKAMYNRIFRYFGSSCFLLDVKSEAEAFGLVKLQEKLLHQILKTKDIKVSSTAEGVNLIKARLGSKKVLIILDDVDHIRQLESLTRERSWFGSGSLIIITTRDEHLLYGLRENERYKAKLLNYNEARQLFSCHAFNSLSPPPEYVELSQDIIKYSGGLPLALVTLGSHLQGRSVEEWRYELKKLRAIPHIDIQKILKISFDGLDCDTQSVFLDIACALHGFDSDEVADALNACGFYFESAIATLVKKCLLQNAWSLVMHDLVRDMGKEIVRTESPRDPGKRSRLFNPQEVCDVLQGNKGSKKIEVLMVDSQALKGVNLSTNAFKKMINLRVLIIDGKLSISGNFELLSKELRWLSWKGCPLKCISSNFSGDKLVVLDMRESDIQEFGLNFQCCKSLKKLDLSDSKRLKRTPNFNGSRSLETLWLHGCSSLTEIHPSIGNLDGLIDLDFSGCKKLTDLPSSICRLKSLETLDICRCSSLQTLPVDLGDMRCLKSLAASDTGIKQLPRSVEMLKDLENLDVGGKYIEAKRSFSRRRVHRIQSFSTFLSFLVLKNCGFSEVDIPRDIGSLSSLWYLDLSGNSFRRLPFDFSNLQSLMILHLNGCENLQILPSVSNLQRLFIFEIANCKKLVNITGLDNLPSLSGMSMLNCTSLQNPFNEGFFSAHALAFPSMRLEIYLQSNEIPHWCNNQVTSSSICFTMPTHNKEYTFLGMILACVRKFANIPTSRGFHSRGLSFNIAGKMSSRGNWVYDYVIPDGQAELLCVLYIPFLEEPFDCPMKGGEQIQITEMQIAEIGEECTVKKIGIHLLYLDQHGKVTSLPKNRGLFSFSDNEQKPGEQTWRNDNWGRMGPGGPGQNGAEQANIYMERARRGVGQDRIGYKALILKKFNGLGQGKVQVKRWVEYKKKKKKKRPLDPVQHMCAHTIIVPLLLYKM is encoded by the exons ATGAATACTCAAGGAGAATCATCTACTTCTTCACACTTCTCTTATGATGTATTTCTTAGTTTCAGAGGTGAAGATACCCGAAAAAACTTCACAGGTCATCTTTATTCCCGGTTGTGCCAAGTCGGAGTTAATACCTTCATAGATGATGAGGAATTGAAAAAGGGTGACGTGATTTCAACTAAACTTGAGAAAGCAATTCAAGAATCTAAAGTTTCTATTGTGGTTTTCTCGAGAAATTATGCTTCGTCTAGTTGGTGTCTTGATGAACTAGTCAAAATTCTCGAATGCAAAGAGAAGTTAAAGCAAGTTGTTTTGCCTATTTTTTATGATGTCGATCCTTCTCAAGTGCGCAAGCAAAATGGGTGCTTCGGTGAAGCTTTGGCTATGCTCAAGGAACGATCATTTGGAGCTCAAAGAATGGACAAGTGGACAACTGCACTTACCGAAGCTGCAAATTTATCTGGATGGAATTTACGGAATATTGCTGACGG GCATGAATCAAGATTTATTGAAAGTATTATAAAACAAGTCCTACAAGAGGTCAACCAGACACCTCTGGATGTTGCTTGGCACCCTGTTGGAGTAGATTCCCGCGTCAAACATATCGAGTTGTTACTGCAAAATGGATGTGAAAAAGAAGTTCGTATGGTTGGTATATACGGTGTTGGTGGAATTGGAAAAACAACTCTGGCAAAAGCTATGTACAACAGAATATTTCGATACTTCGGTAGTAGTTGCTTCCTTTTAGACGTTAAATCAGAAGCTGAAGCATTTGGTCTAGTCAAGTTACAAGAAAAACTACTTCATCAAATTCTCAAAACTAAGGACATCAAAGTTAGCAGTACTGCTGAAGGCGTCAATCTAATCAAAGCACGACTTGGGTCAAAGAAGGTTCTAATTATTCTTGATGACGTCGACCATATACGACAATTAGAATCCTTAACGAGAGAAAGAAGTTGGTTTGGTTCGGGTAGTTTAATAATTATTACAACCCGTGACGAGCATTTGCTATATGGGCTTCGAGAAAATGAGAGATACAAGGCCAAACTTTTAAATTACAATGAAGCTCGACaacttttttcttgtcatgctTTTAACAGTCTTTCCCCGCCACCAGAATATGTTGAGCTGTCACAAGACATAATCAAATATTCAGGTGGGCTACCATTAGCTCTTGTGACATTGGGGTCACATTTGCAAGGGAGATCCGTAGAAGAATGGAGATACGAGTTGAAAAAACTAAGAGCAATTCCTCATATTGATATCCAAAAAATACTCAAGATAAGCTTTGATGGACTTGATTGTGATACACAGAGTGTTTTCCTTGATATTGCGTGCGCCTTGCATGGGTTTGATAGCGATGAAGTCGCCGATGCATTAAATGCATGTGGCTTTTATTTTGAAAGTGCAATcgcaactttggtgaaaaaatgTTTGCTCCAAAATGCGTGGAGTTTGGTGATGCATGATCTAGTGCGAGATATGGGAAAAGAAATTGTTCGCACGGAATCACCCCGAGACCCTGGAAAACGAAGTAGACTGTTCAACCCTCAAGAAGTCTGCGATGTTCTACAAGGAAATAAA GGTTCCAAAAAGATAGAAGTACTGATGGTAGATTCACAGGCATTAAAGGGTGTGAACTTGAGCACCAACGCATTTAAGAAAATGATAAATCTTAGGGTGCTTATAATTGACGGCAAGTTAAGTATCAGTGGAAATTTTGAGTTGTTGTCCAAGGAGCTCAGATGGTTGTCTTGGAAAGGATGTCCTTTAAAATGTATATCATCAAATTTTTCAGGTGATAAACTTGTAGTTCTGGATATGCGGGAGAGTGATATCCAAGAATTTGGTTTGAATTTTCAG TGTTGTAAAAGCTTGAAGAAGTTGGATCTCTCAGATAGCAAGCGTCTCAAAAGAACTCCAAACTTCAACGGTTCACGAAGTCTTGAGACTTTATGGCTTCATGGTTGCTCAAGTCTGACGGAGATCCATCCATCAATTGGAAATTTGGACGGACTAATTGATCTGGATTTTTCTGGTTGCAAAAAGCTTACGGATCTTCCAAGCAGCATATGCCGGCTAAAATCATTGGAAACCTTGGACATTTGTCGGTGCTCATCTTTACAAACGCTGCCAGTTGACCTTGGAGATATGCGATGTCTAAAATCTCTTGCTGCAAGTGATACGGGTATAAAACAATTGCCTAGATCTGTTGAAATGCTAAAAGATCTCGAAAATTTGGATGTGGGAGGTAAATATATAGAGGCCAAAAGGAGTTTTTCTCGAAGAAGAGTCCATCGCATACAATCCTTCTCGACCTTTCTTTCGTTTTTAGTCCTTAAAAACTGTGGTTTCTCTGAGGTTGATATTCCTAGGGATATTGGGAGTTTATCGTCCTTGTGGTATTTAGATCTGAGCGGCAATAGTTTCCGCCGTCTACCCTTTGATTTTTCTAACCTACAATCTTTGATGATCTTGCATTTGAATGGTTGTGAGAATCTTCAAATACTCCCATCAGTATCAAATTTACAACGtcttttcatttttgaaatTGCAAATTGCAAGAAATTGGTCAACATTACGGGGTTGGACAACCTCCCTTCACTAAGTGGTATGAGCATGCTTAATTGTACTTCTCTGCAGAATCCATTCAATGAAGGCTTCTTTAGTGCACATGCTCTAGCATTTCCATCTATG CGTTTAGAAATTTATCTCCAAAGCAATGAGATTCCACATTGGTGCAACAATCAAGTAACATCTTCTTCTATCTGCTTCACTATGCCCACACATAATAAGGAGTATACGTTTTTAGGAATGATTCTCGCATGTGTTCGCAAGTTTGCCAACATACCCACTTCAAGAGGTTTCCATTCGCGTGGCTTGAGCTTTAATATTGCCGGAAAAATGTCATCGAGAGGCAACTGGGTTTATGATTATGTAATACCCGATGGACAGGCAGAACTATTATGtgtactttacatacctttcttagAAGAACCTTTTGATTGCCCGATGAAAGGCGGAGAACAGATACAAATCACTGAGATGCAAATCGCTGAGATAGGTGAAGAATGTACAGTAAAGAAGATAGGGATCCATCTGTTATATTTAGACCAACATGGTAAGGTTACATCATTGCCAAAGAATCGTGGATTATTCTCATTCTCAGATAATGAACAAAAGCCGGGAGAACAAACCTGGAGGAATGACAATTGGGGCAGAATGGGCCCAGGTGGTCCGGGCCAGAACGGGGCCGAGCAGGCCAATATTTACATGGAGCGGGCGCGGCGGGGTGTGGGGCAGGACAGGATAGGATATAAAgcattaattttgaaaaaatttaatgGGTTAGGGCAGGGAAAGGTCCAGGTTAAAAGATGGGtcgagtacaaaaaaaaaaaaaaaaaaaaaagacccctTGATCCAGTTCAACACATGTGCGCACATACAATAATTGTGCCTCTTCTGCTATATAAAATGTGA
- the LOC132031268 gene encoding uncharacterized protein LOC132031268, whose product MSKISSLTSDTGIKQLPRSVEMLKDLKILDVGGKYIEAKRSFSRRRVHRIQFFSTSLSCLALKNCGFSEADIPRDIGSLSSLTDLDLSGNSFRRLPFDFSNLQSLRNLHLNDCENLQILPSVSNLQRLKVFDVVNCKKLVNITGLDNLLSLHFMSMVNCTSLQNPFNEGFFSAHALAFPSMRLEIYLQSNEIPHWCNNQVTSSSICFTMPTHNKVYVFRMILARVRKFANIPTSRGFHSRGLSFNIAGKMSSRGNWVYDYVIPDGQAELLCVLYRSFLEEPFDCPMKGGECIQITEMQIAEIGEECTVKKIGIHLRIFRPTW is encoded by the exons ATGTCTAAAATCTCTTCTTTAACAAGTGATACGGGTATAAAACAGTTGCCTAGATCTGTTGAAATGCTAAAAGATCTCAAAATTTTGGATGTGGGAGGTAAATATATAGAGGCCAAAAGGAGTTTTTCTCGAAGAAGAGTCCATCGCATACAATTCTTCTCGACCTCTCTTTCGTGTTTAGCCCTTAAAAACTGTGGTTTCTCCGAGGCTGATATTCCTAGGGATATTGGGAGTTTATCGTCCTTGACGGATTTAGATCTGAGCGGCAACAGTTTCCGCCGTCTACCCTTTGATTTTTCTAACCTGCAATCTTTGAGGAACTTGCATTTGAATGATTGTGAGAATCTTCAAATACTCCCATCAGTATCAAATTTACAACGTCTTAAAGTTTTTGATGTAGTAAATTGCAAGAAATTGGTCAACATTACAGGGTTGGACAACCTCCTTTCACTACATTTTATGAGCATGGTTAATTGTACTTCTCTGCAGAATCCATTCAATGAAGGCTTCTTTAGTGCACATGCTCTAGCATTTCCATCTATG CGTTTAGAAATTTATCTCCAAAGCAATGAGATTCCACATTGGTGCAACAATCAAGTAACATCTTCTTCTATCTGCTTCACTATGCCCACACATAATAAAGTATACGTTTTTAGAATGATTCTCGCACGTGTTCGCAAGTTTGCCAACATACCCACTTCAAGAGGTTTCCATTCGCGTGGCTTGAGCTTTAATATTGCCGGAAAAATGTCATCGAGAGGCAACTGGGTTTATGATTATGTAATACCCGATGGACAGGCAGAACTATTATGTGTACTTTACAGATCTTTCTTAGAAGAACCTTTTGATTGCCCGATGAAAGGCGGAGAATGTATACAAATCACCGAGATGCAAATCGCCGAGATAGGTGAAGAATGTACAGTAAAGAAGATAGGGATCCATCTCCGTATATTTAGACCAACATGGTAA